In Trifolium pratense cultivar HEN17-A07 linkage group LG7, ARS_RC_1.1, whole genome shotgun sequence, a genomic segment contains:
- the LOC123897144 gene encoding uncharacterized protein LOC123897144 → MMDRLLSSSSPLSLKTLKPLPFLNRFQFQFEYATTSFNLSPSTRSFFRRGGTSISCNRCQNPSPLSSSSTHPNHFPTLSSSSDDSVSQSHSLTQIATGIFQKPKAITARTLVILAALVAILIQPAIVPAAYATFQTATQTGGPAAAAVGGKLIRTELLSSAWTGFFAGCLHTLSGPDHLAALAPLSIGRTRLESAAVGALWGCGHDAGQLIFGLIFLILKDRLHIEIIRTWGSRVVGLTLLVIGAMGIKEASEAAAPCVALENGECDAGVYESLNNPTPRKKKIGFATFATGIVHGLQPDALMMVLPALALPSRLAGAAFLTMFLVGTVVAMGGYTVFIGSCSQALKDRVPRITEKLTWASSLIAIALGFAIIISQFFGFTLY, encoded by the exons ATGATGGATAGGCTTCTATCGTCTTCTTCACCCCTTTCTCTCAAAACCCTCAAACCTTTACCATTCCTCAAtcgatttcaatttcaatttgaataTGCAACTACAAGTTTCAATCTTTCCCCATCAACACGTTCTTTTTTCAGACGGGGGGGCACTTCTATTTCTTGCAACCGTTGTCAAAACCCATCTCCATTATCATCTTCTTCCACACACCCCAATCATTTTCCAACCCTTTCGTCCTCTTCAGATGATTCCGTATCCCAATCCCATTCTCTTACTCAGATCGCAACTGGGATTTTCCAGAAACCAAAG GCAATAACAGCTCGGACCCTTGTAATACTCGCTGCACTTGTCGCGATCTTAATTCAACCAGCTATTGTACCAGCAGCCTATGCAACGTTTCAAACGGCTACCCAGACCGGTGGTCCTGCTGCCGCTGCAGTTGGTGGAAAACTAATCCGCACCGAGCTCCTAAGTAGTGCTTGGACTGGTTTTTTTGCAGGCTGCTTGCACACTTTATCAGGTCCTGACCACCTTGCAGCATTGGCTCCATTGTCTATCGGTCGCACCAGATTGGAGAGTGCTGCTGTAGGAGCCCTTTGGGGTTGTGGCCATGATGCTGGTCAACTTATCTTTGgcttaatatttttaatattgaaagaTCGACTTCACATTGAAATTATCCGAACTTGGGGATCCAGAGTTGTTGGTTTAACCTTGCTAGTAATTGGTGCTATGGGAATTAAAGAAGCTTCAGAAGCGGCTGCCCCATGTGTTGCCTTAGAAAATGGTGAATGTGATGCTGGTGTCTATGAATCTCTTAATAATCCAACACCACGAAAGAAGAAGATTGGTTTTGCTACTTTTGCGACAGGGATAGTTCATGGACTGCAACCAGATGCATTGATGATGGTATTGCCAGCCCTTGCTTTGCCTTCTCGTTTGGCGGGTGCCGCATTTCTAACCATGTTCTTAGTTGGAACTGTAGTTGCAATGGGAGGTTATACAGTATTCATAGGTTCGTGTAGCCAGGCGCTAAAGGATAGAGTACCTAGGATAACAGAGAAGCTCACTTGGGCTTCTTCCCTTATTGCAATAGCCCTCGGATTTGCCATCATTATTAGCCAGTTTTTTGGGTTTACACTCTATTAA
- the LOC123897146 gene encoding E3 ubiquitin-protein ligase BOI-like — protein sequence MAIEGYFHPYFGHVNQNRSFPDSNSNVYATVNYNNVELETFHQQKDEVDHFLRSQNEKLRIFVQEQRKQQVETLLKKIELDVFSMLKQKDEQIAQATKRRLELEELLARLEIENQTWQRAAHENEAMVLSLQNALEQQMKERASYCYNNDDAESCCDNKNHQEETGENRVCGDEQITSVNNMMICKCCRSRESSFMFLPCRHLCSCKACEPSLQACPVCLMQKRSIIETLIF from the exons ATGGCAATTGAAGGTTATTTTCATCCATATTTTGGTCACGTCAATCAAAATAGGTCCTTTCCTGATTCTAATTCTAATGTGTACGCCACTGTCAACTATAACAATGTTGAGCTTGAGACCTTTCATCAACAGAAGGACGAGGTTGATCACTTTTTAAGATCACAG AATGAGAAATTGAGAATATTTGTGCAAGAGCAGAGAAAGCAACAAGTTGAGACGTTATTGAAGAAGATAGAGTTGGATGTTTTTTCTATGCTAAAACAAAAGGATGAACAAATAGCACAAGCAACTAAGAGAAGATTGGAGTTGGAAGAATTGTTGGCAAGGCTAGAGATAGAGAATCAAACATGGCAGAGAGCTGCTCATGAAAATGAAGCCATGGTGTTGTCTCTCCAAAATGCCTTAGAACAACAGATGAAAGAAAGAGCTTCCTATTGTTACAACAATGATGATGCAGAGTCGTGTTGTGACAACAAAAATCATCAAGAAGAAACAGGGGAAAACAGAGTATGTGGTGATGAACAAATTACAAGTGTTAATAACATGATGATTTGCAAATGTTGTCGTTCACGGGAGTCGAGTTTTATGTTCCTTCCTTGCAGGCACCTTTGTTCGTGCAAAGCGTGTGAGCCTTCTCTCCAAGCATGTCCTGTGTGCTTAATGCAAAAGAGATCTATTATAGAGACTCTCATTTTCTAA
- the LOC123897147 gene encoding heavy metal-associated isoprenylated plant protein 26-like: MGALDHISDLFDCSGGTSKHKHRKQLQTVEVKVKMDCEGCERKVRRAVEGMKGVDKVDIERKASKVTVVGYVEPNKVVARIAHRTGKRAEIWPYVPYDVVDHPYAQGTYDKKAPSGYVRNTYDNNQYSGSHLARASSTEVRYTTAFSDENPAACSVM; the protein is encoded by the exons ATGGGTGCTCTCGATCACATTTCTGACCTATTTGACTGCTCCGGTGGCACTTCCAAACACAAACACCGCAAACAATTGCAG ACGGTGGAAGTGAAAGTGAAGATGGACTGCGAAGGTTGCGAGAGGAAAGTGAGAAGGGCTGTTGAAGGAATGAAAGGGGTTGACAAAGTCGATATAGAGAGGAAGGCAAGCAAAGTCACTGTTGTAGGTTATGTTGAACCCAACAAAGTGGTGGCGCGTATTGCTCACCGCACTGGGAAGAGGGCTGAGATATGGCCATATGTACCATACGATGTCGTTGATCACCCATATGCTCAGGGTACATACGACAAGAAAGCACCCTCCGGTTATGTCAGAAACACTTACGACAACAATCAGTACTCTGGATCCCATCTAGCGCGTGCTAGTTCCACCGAGGTTCGCTACACCACCGCCTTCAGCGACGAGAACCCCGCCGCTTGTTCTGTCATGTGA
- the LOC123899625 gene encoding rho GTPase-activating protein gacO-like yields the protein MSRCLPFPPPNYVKNGLGGDKLLQQLELRRKKAEYGKKKKEEEKRKEEKEKKRSHDDDGNDKKKKKKKKKRKEEKREKKRSHNKKMSTTQEDEKKEYKKLIENWVPLPLQMVPTDFENEEWLATKNDSNDPTKHVSSSSSSTADIKQGIQPLAYFLPHADIYALPYVSPF from the exons ATGTCTAGGTGTCTACCCTTTCCTCCACCAAATTATGTGAAGAACGGCCTAGGAGGTGACAAACTCCTACAACAATTGGAG CTCCGAAGAAAGAAGGCAGAGTatgggaagaagaagaaggaggaaGAGAAAAGGaaggaagaaaaagagaagaaaaggtCCCATGATGACGACGGCAAtgataagaagaagaagaagaagaagaagaaaaggaaggaggaaaaaagagagaagaaaaggTCCCATAATAAGAAGATGAGTACTACTCAAGAGGATGAAAAAAAGGAGTACAAAAAGTTGATTGAAAATTGGGTTCCTCTTCCGCTGCAAATGGTTCCAACTGATTTTGAAAATGAAGAATGGCTGGCTACAAAAAATGATTCCAATGATCCAACCAAACATGTCAGCAGTAGTAGTAGCAGCACTGCAGACATCAAACAAGGAATCCAACCACTTGCCTATTTTTTGCCTCATGCAGACATCTATGCTTTACCTTATGTCTCACCTTTTTAA
- the LOC123897148 gene encoding pto-interacting protein 1-like isoform X2 — MRCEKGWSLCSYLHRKIYSKNSPQRSKKQCCHCSSGVELQQLNIAQKDYQAAPMLSVSRMQELCSKGGVIDDPRPSLISKVVQSAFEDNLGNKKSKSQQDNTELEEQSFKEEMNVSSRLSTSQKLGWPLLRRAHTEMSRDMSVVQWAMNLPDRSTHISSQIKDQSYRKINSFNSCKWFIFEVLDSCTCQFSEENVIGIGGSNRVYRGTLPDGKPVAVKVMQSSKQAFKDFALEVEIMSSLNHTSIAPLLGICIKDETLISVYDYFPQGTLDQNLRGKNKDGSMLSWEDRFKIAVGIGEALNYLHNNQTSKPIIHRDVKSSNILLSHGFEPHLSDFGLAMWGPTSSSFVIQDDVVGTFGYLAPEYFMYGKVSDKIDVYAFGVVLLELISGREPIDSKTCKEHESLVTWAKPILESGDVKSLLDPKLEGKFDIAQMNKLVLAASLCITQSARLRPTMNQVLKILKGCEEKVENLFKPHKGDCDHSENQENIDDEVYPNSSADLHLSLALLDVDNDTASYSSSSIGNSNNSESLKEPWSRSSSFN, encoded by the exons ATGCGATGCGAAAAAG GTTGGTCTCTCTGTTCATATCTTCACAGGAAGATCTATTCGAAAAATTCTCCTCAGAGAAGCAAAAAACAGTGCTGCCATTGCTCTAGTG GGGTGGAGCTTCAACAGCTAAATATTGCGCAAAAGGACTACCAAGCAGCACCGATGTTATCGGTATCCAGGATGCAAGAATTGTGTTCCAAAG GTGGTGTTATAGATGATCCAAGACCAAGTCTTATTAGCAAGGTGGTCCAGTCTGCATTTGAAGACAACTTGGGGAATAAGAAATCAAAGAGCCAACAAGATAATACAGAATTGGAGGAACAATCATTTAAAGAAGAGATGAATGTGTCATCAAGATTATCAACTTCGCAGAAACTTGGATGGCCGCTTTTGCGCAGGGCGCATACAGAAATGTCGAGGGACATGTCTGTAGTGCAATGGGCAATGAACTTACCAGATCGGTCAACACACATTTCATCTCAAATTAAAGATCAGAgctatagaaaaattaatagttTCAATAGCTGCAAGTGGTTCATCTTTGAGGTTCTTGATTCTTGCACTTGTCAATTCTCTGAAGAAAATGTGATTGGGATTGGAGGGAGCAATCGTGTGTACAGAGGAACCCTTCCCGATGGAAAGCCGGTAGCAGTCAAAGTTATGCAGTCGTCAAAACAAGCCTTCAAAGATTTTGCACTTGAAGTGGAAATAATGTCCTCATTGAACCATACATCCATTGCCCCTCTACTAGGAATTTGCATCAAGGATGAGACTTTGATATCTGTTTATGATTATTTTCCGCAAGGAACCTTAGACCAAAATCTACGCG GTAAGAACAAGGATGGATCTATGTTGTCATGGGAAGACAGATTTAAGATAGCAGTTGGGATTGGTGAAGCACTGAATTACCTGCACAATAATCAAACCTCCAAGCCAATTATACATAGAGATGTCAAGTCTTCAAACATTCTTCTTTCCCACGGGTTTGAGCCACAT TTATCTGATTTTGGACTTGCCATGTGGGGACCAACAAGTTCATCTTTTGTGATACAAGATGATGTGGTAGGAACCTTTGGTTATCTTGCACCAGAATATTTCATGTATGGAAAGGTCAGTGACAAAATAGATGTCTATGCCTTTGGTGTTGTCCTACTTGAACTTATATCAGGGAGGGAACCAATTGACTCCAAAACTTGCAAAGAACATGAGAGTTTGGTCACATGGGCAAAACCAATTTTGGAGAGTGGAGATGTTAAAAGCTTATTGGATCCAAAGTTGGAAGGGAAATTTGATATAGCCCAAATGAACAAATTGGTTCTGGCAGCATCTTTATGCATTACACAGTCTGCACGCCTTCGTCCTACAATGAATCAG GTACTGAAAATCTTAAAAGGATGTGAGGAGAAAGTCGAAAACTTATTTAAGCCTCATAAGGGTGATTGTGATCATTCAGAAAATCAGGAAAATATTGATGACGAAGTCTATCCAAATTCAAGCGCAGATTTGCACTTGAGCCTTGCATTACTTGATGTTGACAATGATACTGCATcatatagtagtagtagtatagGGAACAGCAATAATAGTGAAAGTTTGAAAGAACCATGGAGCAGATCATCTAGTTTCAATTAA
- the LOC123897148 gene encoding probable receptor-like serine/threonine-protein kinase At5g57670 isoform X1, which yields MSQQTTMRKREMTVKERCILVGIRIDRHSRHVLNWAIVKVAQPGDSVIAIHVVTTPDHVSESKALVDDYLEVYEGLCDAKKVGLSVHIFTGRSIRKILLREAKNSAAIALVVGGGASTAKYCAKGLPSSTDVIGIQDARIVFQRCTDNKQLIGGVIDDPRPSLISKVVQSAFEDNLGNKKSKSQQDNTELEEQSFKEEMNVSSRLSTSQKLGWPLLRRAHTEMSRDMSVVQWAMNLPDRSTHISSQIKDQSYRKINSFNSCKWFIFEVLDSCTCQFSEENVIGIGGSNRVYRGTLPDGKPVAVKVMQSSKQAFKDFALEVEIMSSLNHTSIAPLLGICIKDETLISVYDYFPQGTLDQNLRGKNKDGSMLSWEDRFKIAVGIGEALNYLHNNQTSKPIIHRDVKSSNILLSHGFEPHLSDFGLAMWGPTSSSFVIQDDVVGTFGYLAPEYFMYGKVSDKIDVYAFGVVLLELISGREPIDSKTCKEHESLVTWAKPILESGDVKSLLDPKLEGKFDIAQMNKLVLAASLCITQSARLRPTMNQVLKILKGCEEKVENLFKPHKGDCDHSENQENIDDEVYPNSSADLHLSLALLDVDNDTASYSSSSIGNSNNSESLKEPWSRSSSFN from the exons ATGTCTCAACAAACAACCATG CGGAAAAGGGAGATGACAGTGAAAGAGAGATGTATTTTGGTTGGAATTAGAATTGATAGACATAGCAGACATGTTCTGAATTGGGCTATAGTCAAAGTTGCTCAACCTGGTGATTCTGTTATTGCCATCCATGTTGTTACAACTCCAG atCATGTTTCTGAAAGCAAGGCCTTGGTAGATGATTATTTAGAGGTTTATGAAGGGTTATGCGATGCGAAAAAG GTTGGTCTCTCTGTTCATATCTTCACAGGAAGATCTATTCGAAAAATTCTCCTCAGAGAAGCAAAAAACAGTGCTGCCATTGCTCTAGTGGTAGG GGGTGGAGCTTCAACAGCTAAATATTGCGCAAAAGGACTACCAAGCAGCACCGATGTTATCGGTATCCAGGATGCAAGAATTGTGTTCCAAAGGTGCACCGATAATAAACAACTAATAG GTGGTGTTATAGATGATCCAAGACCAAGTCTTATTAGCAAGGTGGTCCAGTCTGCATTTGAAGACAACTTGGGGAATAAGAAATCAAAGAGCCAACAAGATAATACAGAATTGGAGGAACAATCATTTAAAGAAGAGATGAATGTGTCATCAAGATTATCAACTTCGCAGAAACTTGGATGGCCGCTTTTGCGCAGGGCGCATACAGAAATGTCGAGGGACATGTCTGTAGTGCAATGGGCAATGAACTTACCAGATCGGTCAACACACATTTCATCTCAAATTAAAGATCAGAgctatagaaaaattaatagttTCAATAGCTGCAAGTGGTTCATCTTTGAGGTTCTTGATTCTTGCACTTGTCAATTCTCTGAAGAAAATGTGATTGGGATTGGAGGGAGCAATCGTGTGTACAGAGGAACCCTTCCCGATGGAAAGCCGGTAGCAGTCAAAGTTATGCAGTCGTCAAAACAAGCCTTCAAAGATTTTGCACTTGAAGTGGAAATAATGTCCTCATTGAACCATACATCCATTGCCCCTCTACTAGGAATTTGCATCAAGGATGAGACTTTGATATCTGTTTATGATTATTTTCCGCAAGGAACCTTAGACCAAAATCTACGCG GTAAGAACAAGGATGGATCTATGTTGTCATGGGAAGACAGATTTAAGATAGCAGTTGGGATTGGTGAAGCACTGAATTACCTGCACAATAATCAAACCTCCAAGCCAATTATACATAGAGATGTCAAGTCTTCAAACATTCTTCTTTCCCACGGGTTTGAGCCACAT TTATCTGATTTTGGACTTGCCATGTGGGGACCAACAAGTTCATCTTTTGTGATACAAGATGATGTGGTAGGAACCTTTGGTTATCTTGCACCAGAATATTTCATGTATGGAAAGGTCAGTGACAAAATAGATGTCTATGCCTTTGGTGTTGTCCTACTTGAACTTATATCAGGGAGGGAACCAATTGACTCCAAAACTTGCAAAGAACATGAGAGTTTGGTCACATGGGCAAAACCAATTTTGGAGAGTGGAGATGTTAAAAGCTTATTGGATCCAAAGTTGGAAGGGAAATTTGATATAGCCCAAATGAACAAATTGGTTCTGGCAGCATCTTTATGCATTACACAGTCTGCACGCCTTCGTCCTACAATGAATCAG GTACTGAAAATCTTAAAAGGATGTGAGGAGAAAGTCGAAAACTTATTTAAGCCTCATAAGGGTGATTGTGATCATTCAGAAAATCAGGAAAATATTGATGACGAAGTCTATCCAAATTCAAGCGCAGATTTGCACTTGAGCCTTGCATTACTTGATGTTGACAATGATACTGCATcatatagtagtagtagtatagGGAACAGCAATAATAGTGAAAGTTTGAAAGAACCATGGAGCAGATCATCTAGTTTCAATTAA
- the LOC123897148 gene encoding pto-interacting protein 1-like isoform X3 codes for MNVSSRLSTSQKLGWPLLRRAHTEMSRDMSVVQWAMNLPDRSTHISSQIKDQSYRKINSFNSCKWFIFEVLDSCTCQFSEENVIGIGGSNRVYRGTLPDGKPVAVKVMQSSKQAFKDFALEVEIMSSLNHTSIAPLLGICIKDETLISVYDYFPQGTLDQNLRGKNKDGSMLSWEDRFKIAVGIGEALNYLHNNQTSKPIIHRDVKSSNILLSHGFEPHLSDFGLAMWGPTSSSFVIQDDVVGTFGYLAPEYFMYGKVSDKIDVYAFGVVLLELISGREPIDSKTCKEHESLVTWAKPILESGDVKSLLDPKLEGKFDIAQMNKLVLAASLCITQSARLRPTMNQVLKILKGCEEKVENLFKPHKGDCDHSENQENIDDEVYPNSSADLHLSLALLDVDNDTASYSSSSIGNSNNSESLKEPWSRSSSFN; via the exons ATGAATGTGTCATCAAGATTATCAACTTCGCAGAAACTTGGATGGCCGCTTTTGCGCAGGGCGCATACAGAAATGTCGAGGGACATGTCTGTAGTGCAATGGGCAATGAACTTACCAGATCGGTCAACACACATTTCATCTCAAATTAAAGATCAGAgctatagaaaaattaatagttTCAATAGCTGCAAGTGGTTCATCTTTGAGGTTCTTGATTCTTGCACTTGTCAATTCTCTGAAGAAAATGTGATTGGGATTGGAGGGAGCAATCGTGTGTACAGAGGAACCCTTCCCGATGGAAAGCCGGTAGCAGTCAAAGTTATGCAGTCGTCAAAACAAGCCTTCAAAGATTTTGCACTTGAAGTGGAAATAATGTCCTCATTGAACCATACATCCATTGCCCCTCTACTAGGAATTTGCATCAAGGATGAGACTTTGATATCTGTTTATGATTATTTTCCGCAAGGAACCTTAGACCAAAATCTACGCG GTAAGAACAAGGATGGATCTATGTTGTCATGGGAAGACAGATTTAAGATAGCAGTTGGGATTGGTGAAGCACTGAATTACCTGCACAATAATCAAACCTCCAAGCCAATTATACATAGAGATGTCAAGTCTTCAAACATTCTTCTTTCCCACGGGTTTGAGCCACAT TTATCTGATTTTGGACTTGCCATGTGGGGACCAACAAGTTCATCTTTTGTGATACAAGATGATGTGGTAGGAACCTTTGGTTATCTTGCACCAGAATATTTCATGTATGGAAAGGTCAGTGACAAAATAGATGTCTATGCCTTTGGTGTTGTCCTACTTGAACTTATATCAGGGAGGGAACCAATTGACTCCAAAACTTGCAAAGAACATGAGAGTTTGGTCACATGGGCAAAACCAATTTTGGAGAGTGGAGATGTTAAAAGCTTATTGGATCCAAAGTTGGAAGGGAAATTTGATATAGCCCAAATGAACAAATTGGTTCTGGCAGCATCTTTATGCATTACACAGTCTGCACGCCTTCGTCCTACAATGAATCAG GTACTGAAAATCTTAAAAGGATGTGAGGAGAAAGTCGAAAACTTATTTAAGCCTCATAAGGGTGATTGTGATCATTCAGAAAATCAGGAAAATATTGATGACGAAGTCTATCCAAATTCAAGCGCAGATTTGCACTTGAGCCTTGCATTACTTGATGTTGACAATGATACTGCATcatatagtagtagtagtatagGGAACAGCAATAATAGTGAAAGTTTGAAAGAACCATGGAGCAGATCATCTAGTTTCAATTAA